From a region of the Zingiber officinale cultivar Zhangliang chromosome 4B, Zo_v1.1, whole genome shotgun sequence genome:
- the LOC121975224 gene encoding F-box protein SKP2A-like, with the protein MGGGNPETVNLEVCFRSLMVAGGSQEKVERSMVVMQGWKDLPVELLLRILSLVGDDRTVVVACGVCKGWRIALSLGLTNLSLAWCKNNMNNLVQSLIPKLPKLQVLSLRQNYSPQLEDNDVETISKHCHELRDLDLSKSQKLTDRSLYALGHGCPHLTKLNISGCSGFTDASLEYLARCFKNLKYLNLCGCAKAASDRALHAISCNCNGLQSLNLGWCEGVSDKGVISLAAGCPDLQALDLCGCILITDESVVALANGCPRLRSLGLYYCQNITDRAMYSLANSLVSSKHGPWKIKKGDQSGLMNLNISQCTALTPPAVQAVCNSFPELHTCPERYSLLISGCLSLTSVHCACAAQANRASRSAFPNHAY; encoded by the exons ATGGGAGGCGGCAATCCAGAAACTGTGAATTTGGAGGTTTGCTTCAGGAGCCTTATGGTTGCCGGCGGCAGCCAAGAGAAGGTGGAGAGGTCAATGGTGGTTATGCAAGGTTGGAAGGATCTTCCTGTGGAGCTACTGCTTCGAATCCTCTCTCTCGTGGGTGATGATCGCACTGTGGTTGTGGCTTGTGGTGTTTGCAAAGGGTGGAGAATTGCTCTGAGCCTGGGGCTTACAAATCTCTCGCTTGCATG GTGCAAAAATAACATGAACAATCTTGTGCAATCACTTATCCCTAAGTTACCAAAGCTGCAAGTTCTATCGCTTCGGCAAAATTACAGTCCTCAACTTGAGGACAATGATGTTGAGACTATATCCAAGCACTGCCATGAATTAAGGGATTTAGACCTTAGCAAAAGTCAGAAACTAACTGACCGTTCATTGTATGCTTTGGGCCATGGATGTCCCCACTTAACAAAACTCAACATAAGTGGATGCTCAGGTTTTACTGATGCTTCCCTTGAATATCTGGCaagatgttttaaaaatttaaaatacttgaaTCTTTGTGGATGTGCAAAAGCTGCATCTGACCGAGCTCTACAT GCTATTTCATGCAATTGCAATGGCTTACAGTCATTGAATCTTGGTTGGTGTGAGGGCGTCAGTGACAAGGGAGTTATCAGTTTGGCAGCAGGTTGCCCTGATCTCCAAGCTTTGGATCTGTGTGGTTGTATTCTCATCACCG ATGAGAGTGTGGTTGCATTGGCAAATGGTTGCCCGCGACTAAGGTCCCTCGGCCTGTACTACTGCCAAAACATCACCGACAGAGCCATGTACTCGCTAGCCAATAGTCTAGTGAGTAGCAAGCATGGACCATGGAAAATCAAAAAAGGTGACCAGAGTGGGCTGATGAACCTCAATATCAGCCAGTGCACTGCCTTAACTCCGCCTGCTGTTCAAGCCGTCTGCAACTCATTTCCAGAGCTGCATACTTGTCCTGAGAGGTATTCGCTCCTTATTAGTGGCTGCCTTAGTCTTACCTCTGTGCACTGTGCCTGTGCTGCCCAAGCTAACCGTGCCAGTAGATCTGCATTTCCAAATCACGCCTACTGA
- the LOC121975225 gene encoding ras-related protein RABC1-like, translating into MDSSSSSQPEFDYLFKLLMIGDSGVGKSSLLLRFTSDSFEDLSPTIGVDFKVKMVTLGGKKLKLAMWDTAGQERFRTLTSSYYRGAQGIIMVYDVTRRDTFTNLADVWGKEIDQHSTNQDCIKMLVGNKVDKESERVVSKKEGIDFAREYGCLFLECSAKTRVNVEQCFEELVLKILDTPSLCAEGSADVKKNIFKQKPSEAAASTSSCC; encoded by the exons ATGGATTCGTCTTCCTCCAGCCAACCGGAGTTCGACTACCTGTTCAAGTTGTTGATGATCGGAGATTCAGGAGTGGGAAAGAGCAGCCTTCTGCTTAGATTTACTTCGGACTCTTTCGAGGATCTTTCTCCCACTATAG GCGTGGACTTCAAAGTAAAGATGGTTACATTGGGAGGAAAGAAGCTTAAGCTTGCAATGTGGGATACAG CTGGACAGGAGAGGTTTAGAACTTTGACAAGTTCATACTACAGAGGAGCGCAAGGCATCATCATGG TTTACGACGTGACACGCAGGGACACCTTCACCAATCTTGCTGATGTATGGGGCAAGGAAATTGATCAACATTCAACTAATCAGGATTGCATTAAGATGCTTGTGGGGAACAAGGTTGACAAG GAAAGTGAGAGAGTTGTAAgcaagaaagaaggcattgattTTGCAAGAGAATATGGATGTTTGTTCTTAGAGTGTAGCGCAAAGACCCGTGTTAATGTGGAACAATGCTTTGAGGAGCTTGTCTTGAAG ATCTTGGACACTCCTAGCCTGTGTGCTGAGGGTTCGGCAGATGTTAAGAAGAATATTTTCAAGCAAAAGCCATCTGAAGCTGCTGCTTCCACAAGCAGCTGTTGTTGA